The proteins below are encoded in one region of Hordeum vulgare subsp. vulgare chromosome 3H, MorexV3_pseudomolecules_assembly, whole genome shotgun sequence:
- the LOC123440864 gene encoding chitinase CLP-like encodes MEPRSTNEQHTHPYQLQNSKMWQPKDLILIAVSLCVLACTVAGDEAGGRPLMMAVSKDAATSLYTVPINSGRPMVLDLSGPIIWSTCDDGASHDTLECNDMDCMRAHRFHPPNCPHNGNGMPDAGNTHRCKCTAHPHNPVSGDTASGDMTRVTLSANATDGRNPLGPVAFTAVTSCAPASLLAGLPVGAVGVAGLGRSGIAFPAQVARTQGVPKSFALCLGSRQTTGVAIFGGGPLFLFPASRPSLTELLSSGTPLRKHGESPGYYVSASRGVFVDGAQVPLEDSYAPLTVGFSTTTAYAQLRRDVYRPLIDAFEQAMEEQAAGARVPSSSPAAAPFELCYNSSKLGQTRSGFPVPTVSFRLEGGTSWLVQGVNSMLVVNGGATACFAFVEMKEGDKAGYATGGGSAPAVVLGGLQMEENLVVFDEEKQTMAFTGQINGRGFFCNNFNFTVPA; translated from the coding sequence ATGGAACCTCGATCTACCAACGAACAGCATACTCATCCATATCAATTGCAAAATTCCAAAATGTGGCAACCGAAAGACCTCATACTCATCGCCGTCTCGCTCTGTGTCCTGGCGTGCACGGTGGCCGGTGATGAGGCTGGCGGCAGGCCGCTTATGATGGCCGTCAGCAAGGACGCGGCCACCTCCCTCTACACCGTCCCTATCAATTCCGGCCGCCCGATGGTCCTCGACCTCTCCGGCCCCATCATCTGGTCCACCTGCGACGACGGCGCCTCCCACGACACGCTCGAGTGCAATGACATGGACTGCATGCGCGCGCACCGCTTCCACCCGCCCAACTGCCCGCACAACGGCAACGGCATGCCGGACGCCGGCAACACGCACCGCTGCAAGTGCACCGCGCACCCGCACAACCCCGTCTCCGGCGACACCGCGTCGGGGGACATGACGCGCGTCACGCTCTCCGCCAACGCCACCGACGGCAGGAACCCGTTGGGACCGGTGGCGTTCACCGCCGTGACGTCCTGCGCGCCGGCCTCCCTGCTAGCGGGGCTGCCGGTGGGGGCCGTCGGCGTCGCCGGGCTCGGGCGCTCCGGCATCGCCTTCCCCGCTCAGGTCGCGCGCACGCAGGGCGTGCCTAAATCGTTCGCGCTCTGCCTCGGGAGCCGGCAAACCACCGGCGTCGCCATCTTCGGCGGGGGCCCGCTCTTCCTCTTCCCGGCGAGCCGGCCGTCCCTCACGGAGTTGCTTAGCAGCGGCACCCCGCTCCGCAAGCACGGGGAATCGCCGGGCTACTACGTGTCGGCCAGCAGGGGTGTCTTCGTCGACGGAGCGCAGGTGCCGCTGGAGGACTCCTACGCGCCGCTCACCGTTGGCTTCTCCACGACGACCGCGTACGCGCAGCTGCGCCGCGACGTGTACCGCCCGCTCATCGACGCGTTCGAGCAGGCCATGGAGGAGCAGGCCGCCGGTGCGAGGGTCCCGTCCAGCTCCCCGGCGGCGGCCCCGTTCGAGCTGTGTTACAACTCTTCGAAGCTGGGACAGACGCGGTCCGGCTTCCCCGTTCCGACGGTCAGCTTTAGGCTGGAGGGCGGCACGAGCTGGCTGGTGCAGGGCGTCAACTCCATGTTGGTGGTGAACGGCGGCGCCACCGCGTGCTTTGCTTTCGTCGAGATGAAGGAGGGGGACAAGGCCGGCTACGCCACCGGTGGTGGTTCGGCGCCGGCGGTGGTGCTCGGAGGGCTGCAGATGGAGGAGAACCTGGTGGTGTTCGACGAGGAGAAGCAGACGATGGCCTTCACCGGGCAGATCAACGGCAGGGGCTTCTTCTGCAACAACTTCAATTTTACCGTGCCCGCCTAG
- the LOC123440865 gene encoding chitinase CLP-like: MAPRPTTSLASPKFKMSRPKHFFLVAVSICIFACATAGDRGGQPLVTAIAKDAATSLYTIPAKSGRPLVLDLSGPIVWSTCDDDGASHDTLECNDMDCMRAHRFHPPNCPHNGNGMPDAQNDHRCKCTAHPHNPVSGDTASGDMVRVTLSANATDGKNPLHEVSFTAAASCAPDSLLAGLPPGAVGVAGLARSGLAFPAQVARTQGVANSFALCLGNRERAGVAIFGGGPLFAANGRSITDMLGGDTPLRKHGESPGYYVTASRGVFVDGARVPLEDSYGPLAIGFSTTTPYALVRRDVYRPLIDAFDQAMERDGAITAGARIPSPAGSPFELCYNSSRLSLTRFGYFVPTVGFGLEGGASWAVQGINSMALVIGRRMACFGFVEMKEGDKAGYGGGAAPAVVLGGLQMEENLVVFDEEKRTMAFTGQINGRGLSCSNFNFTMPA, translated from the coding sequence ATGGCACCTCGACCAACCACATCACTGGCTAGTCCGAAATTCAAAATGTCGCGACCGAAACACTTCTTCCTCGTCGCCGTCTCGATCTGCATTTTTGCGTGCGCGACGGCGGGCGACCGCGGTGGACAACCGCTGGTGACTGCCATCGCCAAGGACGCGGCCACCTCCCTCTACACCATCCCCGCCAAGTCCGGCCGCCCGCTGGTCCTCGACCTCTCCGGCCCCATCGTCTGGTCCACCTGCGATGACGACGGCGCCTCCCACGACACGCTCGAGTGCAACGACATGGACTGCATGCGCGCGCACCGCTTCCACCCGCCCAACTGCCCGCACAACGGCAACGGCATGCCGGACGCCCAAAACGACCACCGCTGCAAGTGCACCGCGCACCCGCACAACCCCGTCTCCGGCGACACCGCGTCGGGGGACATGGTGCGCGTCACGCTCTCCGCCAACGCCACCGACGGGAAGAATCCTCTGCATGAGGTGTCGTTCACCGCAGCGGCATCCTGCGCGCCGGACTCCCTGTTAGCTGGGCTGCCGCCGGGGGCCGTCGGCGTGGCGGGGCTCGCGCGCTCCGGCCTCGCGTTCCCCGCGCAGGTCGCGCGCACGCAGGGCGTCGCCAACTCGTTCGCGCTCTGCCTCGGCAACCGCGAACGCGCCGGCGTCGCCATCTTCGGCGGCGGGCCGCTCTTCGCGGCTAACGGGCGGTCCATCACGGACATGCTGGGCGGCGACACCCCGCTGCGCAAGCACGGGGAGTCCCCCGGCTACTACGTCACGGCCAGCAGGGGCGTCTTCGTCGACGGAGCGCGGGTGCCGCTGGAGGACTCTTACGGGCCGCTCGCCATAGGCTTCTCCACGACGACCCCGTACGCGCTGGTGCGGCGCGACGTGTACCGCCCGCTCATCGACGCGTTCGACCAGGCCATGGAACGCGACGGCGCGATCACCGCCGGCGCGAGGATCCCGTCCCCGGCCGGGTCGCCGTTCGAGCTGTGCTACAACTCGTCGAGGCTGTCACTGACGCGGTTCGGCTACTTCGTGCCGACGGTCGGCTTTGGGCTGGAGGGCGGCGCGAGCTGGGCGGTGCAGGGCATCAACTCCATGGCGCTGGTGATCGGCCGCCGCATGGCGTGCTTCGGTTTCGTGGAGATGAAGGAGGGGGACAAGGCTGGGTATGGCGGTGGTGCGGCGCCGGCGGTGGTGCTCGGAGGGTTGCAGATGGAGGAGAACCTGGTGGTGTTCGACGAGGAGAAGCGGACGATGGCCTTCACCGGGCAGATCAACGGCAGGGGGCTCTCCTGCAGCAACTTCAATTTTACCATGCCCGCCTAG